In Lasioglossum baleicum chromosome 19, iyLasBale1, whole genome shotgun sequence, the following proteins share a genomic window:
- the Dlp gene encoding glypican dally-like isoform X1: MTSGVSSIVRLCVILLLSVATGTVHAGLKCEPVRPYFEAQGFPASDIPKEAISSKELKICGSVRSGGEVCCSADMEVRLQERARNKHEKNTKDALQRLHQILSTRGTRFHNFFKVLLADSKKSFHEMFKKTYGMLYEQNSYVFTDLFKELENYYAKGTVNLNDAMDNFFNTLYLKMFTVLNSQYDFDNKYLECVGENMKEMRPFGDVPQKLGVQIKRSFVATRAFSQALTVGADILKNMQSLKPSTDCAAAFTRMTVCPSCSGITRMTVCPSCSGTTGNVLACGDMCTNVMKGCLAQHAALDAEWNHFVEAVDKVAERLLGPFNIEMLVRPINLKISEAIMNFQETGQDVSNRVFAGCGRPRLGRRRRRRRDERELELESLNFDQETLTEDRGSSAAASLDKLVKEIRQRVRDSRQFWVYLPYQLCNADLVVPPSNTNECWNGTHIDKYIYPLSTSGETQSLNPEVRSSGPRPTIVRDQVFALTTITNRLKSAYNGQDVDWIDTEDTDWNGSGSGSGGGIDEEPRPNPDLTQTDDEDFEEGSGYEQKELSPDLPKQPPPAVHPEPVPPRLDTVPNTGGKSDVGSAPGSGSDSSGGSGAGTGSGGGSSTGTGNGTTTADNGASRQKMSLSRALTTYLVPIVVMWFGGCLTEWL; the protein is encoded by the exons CAAAGGAACTGAAAATATGCGGCAGCGTGAGGAGCGGCGGAGAGGTCTGTTGCTCCGCGGACATGGAGGTGAGATTGCAGGAGAGGGCACGTAACAAACATGAGAAAAACACCAAAGACGCTCTGCAACGACTGCATCAGATCCTGTCGACGAGAGGGACAAGGTTCCACA ATTTCTTCAAGGTTCTGCTGGCAGACAGCAAGAAAAGCTTCCACGAAATGTTCAAGAAGACTTACGGCATGCTCTACGAACAGAACTCGTACGTCTTCACGGATCTGTTCAAGGAACTGGAGAATTATTACGCCAAGGGGACG GTGAACTTGAACGACGCCATGGACAACTTCTTCAACACGCTCTACCTGAAGATGTTCACGGTCCTGAACAGCCAATACGATTTCGACAATAAGTATCTGGAGTGCGTGGGCGAGAATATGAAAGAGATGAGGCCGTTCGGCGACGTTCCTCAGAAACTGGGCGTCCAGATCAAGAGATCGTTCGTCGCGACGAGGGCGTTTAGCCAGGCCCTGACCGTGGGTGCAGACATCCTGAAAAACATGCAGTCG TTGAAGCCGTCGACGGACTGTGCAGCTGCATTCACCAGAATGACAGTCTGCCCGTCGTGCAGCGGGATCACCAGAATGACAGTCTGCCCGTCATGCAGTGGGACCACCGGGAACGTGCTAGCGTGCGGCGACATGTGTACCAACGTGATGAAGGGTTGCTTGGCCCAGCACGCGGCTCTGGACGCTGAATGGAATCACTTTGTCG AGGCCGTGGACAAGGTGGCGGAGCGGCTACTGGGCCCGTTCAACATCGAGATGCTGGTCCGGCCGATCAATTTGAAAATCTCCGAGGCGATAATGAACTTCCAGGAGACCGGGCAGGACGTGTCGAACCGAGTGTTCGCTGGTTGCGGTCGGCCGAGGCTAGGTAGGAGGAGGCGTAGACGCAGGGACGAGCGCGAACTGGAGCTCGAGTCGCTGAACTTTGATCAGGAAACGTTGACCGAGGATCGTGGCTCCTCAGCCGCAGCCAGCCTGGACAAACTCGTGAAGGAGATTCGCCAGAGAGTCCGGGACTCCCGCCAGTTTTGGGTCTACTTGCCGTACCAACTGTGCAACGCCGACCTTGTGGTCCCGCCCAGCAACACGAACGAATGTTGGAACGGCACGCACATCGACAA GTACATATACCCGTTGTCAACGAGCGGCGAGACACAGAGTTTGAATCCGGAGGTGCGCAGTTCGGGCCCGAGGCCAACCATCGTTCGAGATCAGGTGTTCGCGTTGACCACCATTACGAACAGGCTCAAGTCCGCGTACAATGGCCAAGACGTCGATTGGATAGACACAG AGGACACGGACTGGAACGGCTCGGGAAGCGGTTCCGGCGGCGGGATAGACGAGGAGCCGAGACCGAACCCGGATCTAACCCAAACCGACGACGAGGACTTCGAGGAGGGTTCGGGTTACGAGCAGAAGGAGTTGTCGCCGGACTTGCCGAAGCAACCTCCTCCGGCGGTGCACCCGGAACCGGTGCCTCCGAGGTTGGACACGGTTCCGAACACAGGTGGGAAGAGCGACGTCGGGTCTGCGCCGGGTTCTGGGTCCGATTCGAGCGGTGGTTCCGGCGCGGGTACCGGCAGCGGTGGTGGCAGCAGTACAGGAACCGGAAACGGCACCACCACCGCGGACAACGGCGCGAGCAGACAGAAAATGTCCTTGTCGCGAGCTCTGACGACGTACCTCGTTCCCATAGTGGTTATGTGGTTCGGTGGTTGTCTCACCGAGTGGCTGTGA
- the Dlp gene encoding glypican dally-like isoform X2 codes for MEVRLQERARNKHEKNTKDALQRLHQILSTRGTRFHNFFKVLLADSKKSFHEMFKKTYGMLYEQNSYVFTDLFKELENYYAKGTVNLNDAMDNFFNTLYLKMFTVLNSQYDFDNKYLECVGENMKEMRPFGDVPQKLGVQIKRSFVATRAFSQALTVGADILKNMQSLKPSTDCAAAFTRMTVCPSCSGITRMTVCPSCSGTTGNVLACGDMCTNVMKGCLAQHAALDAEWNHFVEAVDKVAERLLGPFNIEMLVRPINLKISEAIMNFQETGQDVSNRVFAGCGRPRLGRRRRRRRDERELELESLNFDQETLTEDRGSSAAASLDKLVKEIRQRVRDSRQFWVYLPYQLCNADLVVPPSNTNECWNGTHIDKYIYPLSTSGETQSLNPEVRSSGPRPTIVRDQVFALTTITNRLKSAYNGQDVDWIDTEDTDWNGSGSGSGGGIDEEPRPNPDLTQTDDEDFEEGSGYEQKELSPDLPKQPPPAVHPEPVPPRLDTVPNTGGKSDVGSAPGSGSDSSGGSGAGTGSGGGSSTGTGNGTTTADNGASRQKMSLSRALTTYLVPIVVMWFGGCLTEWL; via the exons ATGGAGGTGAGATTGCAGGAGAGGGCACGTAACAAACATGAGAAAAACACCAAAGACGCTCTGCAACGACTGCATCAGATCCTGTCGACGAGAGGGACAAGGTTCCACA ATTTCTTCAAGGTTCTGCTGGCAGACAGCAAGAAAAGCTTCCACGAAATGTTCAAGAAGACTTACGGCATGCTCTACGAACAGAACTCGTACGTCTTCACGGATCTGTTCAAGGAACTGGAGAATTATTACGCCAAGGGGACG GTGAACTTGAACGACGCCATGGACAACTTCTTCAACACGCTCTACCTGAAGATGTTCACGGTCCTGAACAGCCAATACGATTTCGACAATAAGTATCTGGAGTGCGTGGGCGAGAATATGAAAGAGATGAGGCCGTTCGGCGACGTTCCTCAGAAACTGGGCGTCCAGATCAAGAGATCGTTCGTCGCGACGAGGGCGTTTAGCCAGGCCCTGACCGTGGGTGCAGACATCCTGAAAAACATGCAGTCG TTGAAGCCGTCGACGGACTGTGCAGCTGCATTCACCAGAATGACAGTCTGCCCGTCGTGCAGCGGGATCACCAGAATGACAGTCTGCCCGTCATGCAGTGGGACCACCGGGAACGTGCTAGCGTGCGGCGACATGTGTACCAACGTGATGAAGGGTTGCTTGGCCCAGCACGCGGCTCTGGACGCTGAATGGAATCACTTTGTCG AGGCCGTGGACAAGGTGGCGGAGCGGCTACTGGGCCCGTTCAACATCGAGATGCTGGTCCGGCCGATCAATTTGAAAATCTCCGAGGCGATAATGAACTTCCAGGAGACCGGGCAGGACGTGTCGAACCGAGTGTTCGCTGGTTGCGGTCGGCCGAGGCTAGGTAGGAGGAGGCGTAGACGCAGGGACGAGCGCGAACTGGAGCTCGAGTCGCTGAACTTTGATCAGGAAACGTTGACCGAGGATCGTGGCTCCTCAGCCGCAGCCAGCCTGGACAAACTCGTGAAGGAGATTCGCCAGAGAGTCCGGGACTCCCGCCAGTTTTGGGTCTACTTGCCGTACCAACTGTGCAACGCCGACCTTGTGGTCCCGCCCAGCAACACGAACGAATGTTGGAACGGCACGCACATCGACAA GTACATATACCCGTTGTCAACGAGCGGCGAGACACAGAGTTTGAATCCGGAGGTGCGCAGTTCGGGCCCGAGGCCAACCATCGTTCGAGATCAGGTGTTCGCGTTGACCACCATTACGAACAGGCTCAAGTCCGCGTACAATGGCCAAGACGTCGATTGGATAGACACAG AGGACACGGACTGGAACGGCTCGGGAAGCGGTTCCGGCGGCGGGATAGACGAGGAGCCGAGACCGAACCCGGATCTAACCCAAACCGACGACGAGGACTTCGAGGAGGGTTCGGGTTACGAGCAGAAGGAGTTGTCGCCGGACTTGCCGAAGCAACCTCCTCCGGCGGTGCACCCGGAACCGGTGCCTCCGAGGTTGGACACGGTTCCGAACACAGGTGGGAAGAGCGACGTCGGGTCTGCGCCGGGTTCTGGGTCCGATTCGAGCGGTGGTTCCGGCGCGGGTACCGGCAGCGGTGGTGGCAGCAGTACAGGAACCGGAAACGGCACCACCACCGCGGACAACGGCGCGAGCAGACAGAAAATGTCCTTGTCGCGAGCTCTGACGACGTACCTCGTTCCCATAGTGGTTATGTGGTTCGGTGGTTGTCTCACCGAGTGGCTGTGA
- the Dlp gene encoding glypican dally-like isoform X3, which translates to MFKKTYGMLYEQNSYVFTDLFKELENYYAKGTVNLNDAMDNFFNTLYLKMFTVLNSQYDFDNKYLECVGENMKEMRPFGDVPQKLGVQIKRSFVATRAFSQALTVGADILKNMQSLKPSTDCAAAFTRMTVCPSCSGITRMTVCPSCSGTTGNVLACGDMCTNVMKGCLAQHAALDAEWNHFVEAVDKVAERLLGPFNIEMLVRPINLKISEAIMNFQETGQDVSNRVFAGCGRPRLGRRRRRRRDERELELESLNFDQETLTEDRGSSAAASLDKLVKEIRQRVRDSRQFWVYLPYQLCNADLVVPPSNTNECWNGTHIDKYIYPLSTSGETQSLNPEVRSSGPRPTIVRDQVFALTTITNRLKSAYNGQDVDWIDTEDTDWNGSGSGSGGGIDEEPRPNPDLTQTDDEDFEEGSGYEQKELSPDLPKQPPPAVHPEPVPPRLDTVPNTGGKSDVGSAPGSGSDSSGGSGAGTGSGGGSSTGTGNGTTTADNGASRQKMSLSRALTTYLVPIVVMWFGGCLTEWL; encoded by the exons ATGTTCAAGAAGACTTACGGCATGCTCTACGAACAGAACTCGTACGTCTTCACGGATCTGTTCAAGGAACTGGAGAATTATTACGCCAAGGGGACG GTGAACTTGAACGACGCCATGGACAACTTCTTCAACACGCTCTACCTGAAGATGTTCACGGTCCTGAACAGCCAATACGATTTCGACAATAAGTATCTGGAGTGCGTGGGCGAGAATATGAAAGAGATGAGGCCGTTCGGCGACGTTCCTCAGAAACTGGGCGTCCAGATCAAGAGATCGTTCGTCGCGACGAGGGCGTTTAGCCAGGCCCTGACCGTGGGTGCAGACATCCTGAAAAACATGCAGTCG TTGAAGCCGTCGACGGACTGTGCAGCTGCATTCACCAGAATGACAGTCTGCCCGTCGTGCAGCGGGATCACCAGAATGACAGTCTGCCCGTCATGCAGTGGGACCACCGGGAACGTGCTAGCGTGCGGCGACATGTGTACCAACGTGATGAAGGGTTGCTTGGCCCAGCACGCGGCTCTGGACGCTGAATGGAATCACTTTGTCG AGGCCGTGGACAAGGTGGCGGAGCGGCTACTGGGCCCGTTCAACATCGAGATGCTGGTCCGGCCGATCAATTTGAAAATCTCCGAGGCGATAATGAACTTCCAGGAGACCGGGCAGGACGTGTCGAACCGAGTGTTCGCTGGTTGCGGTCGGCCGAGGCTAGGTAGGAGGAGGCGTAGACGCAGGGACGAGCGCGAACTGGAGCTCGAGTCGCTGAACTTTGATCAGGAAACGTTGACCGAGGATCGTGGCTCCTCAGCCGCAGCCAGCCTGGACAAACTCGTGAAGGAGATTCGCCAGAGAGTCCGGGACTCCCGCCAGTTTTGGGTCTACTTGCCGTACCAACTGTGCAACGCCGACCTTGTGGTCCCGCCCAGCAACACGAACGAATGTTGGAACGGCACGCACATCGACAA GTACATATACCCGTTGTCAACGAGCGGCGAGACACAGAGTTTGAATCCGGAGGTGCGCAGTTCGGGCCCGAGGCCAACCATCGTTCGAGATCAGGTGTTCGCGTTGACCACCATTACGAACAGGCTCAAGTCCGCGTACAATGGCCAAGACGTCGATTGGATAGACACAG AGGACACGGACTGGAACGGCTCGGGAAGCGGTTCCGGCGGCGGGATAGACGAGGAGCCGAGACCGAACCCGGATCTAACCCAAACCGACGACGAGGACTTCGAGGAGGGTTCGGGTTACGAGCAGAAGGAGTTGTCGCCGGACTTGCCGAAGCAACCTCCTCCGGCGGTGCACCCGGAACCGGTGCCTCCGAGGTTGGACACGGTTCCGAACACAGGTGGGAAGAGCGACGTCGGGTCTGCGCCGGGTTCTGGGTCCGATTCGAGCGGTGGTTCCGGCGCGGGTACCGGCAGCGGTGGTGGCAGCAGTACAGGAACCGGAAACGGCACCACCACCGCGGACAACGGCGCGAGCAGACAGAAAATGTCCTTGTCGCGAGCTCTGACGACGTACCTCGTTCCCATAGTGGTTATGTGGTTCGGTGGTTGTCTCACCGAGTGGCTGTGA
- the LOC143218499 gene encoding uncharacterized protein LOC143218499: MQQEECDKEVLRAKPRDKKYERDVAVVPECRTKASLEDEYRDFPEVSSWIPNEQVNDWLPIYLLMARSYLMIRQQTGGIPLMEAMENARFGDTEEYIIDTLHSCNYKPDEALKKLQATKLPQKLISQWSDLDSKMTWYSRSRAERPLNHRREMYKKLSESPDRS; the protein is encoded by the exons ATGCAGCAGGAGGAGTGCGACAAGGAGGTTCTTAGAGCCAAACCTCGGGACAAG AAGTATGAAAGAGATGTTGCGGTCGTTCCCGAGTGTCGAACGAAGGCCAGCTTGGAGGACGAGTACCGTGATTTCCCGGAGGTGTCGAGCTGGATCCCAAACGAACAGGTGAACGACTGGCTTCCGATCTATCTGCTCATGGCTCGTTCTTACTTGATGATCAGGCAACAGACCGGGGGAATTCCCCTGATGGAAGCGATGGAGAACGCTCGCTTCGGTGACACTGAAGAATACATCATCGATACCCTCCACAGCTGCAATTATAAGCCGGACGAAGCGCTGAAGAAGCTGCAAGCGACGAAGCTGCCGCAGAAGTTGATATCGCAGTGGTCGGACCTTGATTCG AAGATGACGTGGTACTCGCGTTCGAGAGCCGAGCGGCCCTTGAATCATCGACGGGAAATGTACAAAAAATTGTCCGAAAGCCCAGACAGAAGTTAA